The Candidatus Bathyarchaeota archaeon genome has a window encoding:
- the rbcL gene encoding type III ribulose-bisphosphate carboxylase, translating to MKYLDFVNLSYIPREDDLICDFYVEPKGIDIRVAAGGVAAESSIGTWTELTTIKPYVKKLQATVFEINGNNVLIAYPIELFELANMPNILSSVAGNVFGLAALKNLRLTDMHFPSKIIESFRGPKYGIPGVRELLKIKDRPLVGTIIKPKLGLRTRDHAEVAYEAWVGGCDIVKDDENLGSQQFNPFEDRVIETLESRDRAEEETGEKKVYMANVTSETNQMIRRAQFVEDHDGKYIMIDILTCGFASLQTLRNQNFNLVIHAHRAGHAAFTKNPRHGVSMRVIAKVSRIIGVDQLHVGTAVGKMSETREEVLENCDALKGEMNGLKPVLPVASGGLHPSLVPALIEIFGKDFIIQAGGGIHGHKNGTVAGAKAMRQAVDAKMQGIPLKEYAKTRKELKTALEQWS from the coding sequence GTGAAATACTTAGATTTTGTCAACCTTTCATACATTCCTAGAGAAGATGATTTAATTTGTGATTTCTATGTGGAGCCGAAAGGAATTGATATCAGAGTGGCTGCAGGCGGGGTTGCTGCTGAAAGCTCTATAGGAACATGGACTGAACTGACAACTATAAAACCTTACGTGAAAAAATTGCAAGCTACAGTTTTCGAAATTAATGGCAACAACGTCCTTATAGCTTATCCAATCGAACTGTTTGAACTAGCTAACATGCCCAATATTCTCAGCAGCGTAGCCGGGAACGTGTTTGGCTTGGCTGCGTTGAAAAACCTCAGGTTAACTGACATGCATTTTCCATCAAAAATTATCGAAAGCTTCAGAGGTCCTAAATATGGTATTCCTGGAGTTCGAGAGCTTTTAAAAATTAAAGACAGGCCGTTAGTAGGTACGATAATCAAGCCGAAACTTGGTTTAAGAACCAGAGACCACGCAGAAGTTGCTTATGAGGCATGGGTTGGTGGATGCGACATTGTGAAGGATGATGAAAACTTGGGCAGCCAACAATTCAATCCCTTCGAAGATCGTGTCATAGAAACCTTGGAAAGTAGAGACAGAGCTGAAGAAGAAACCGGTGAAAAGAAGGTTTACATGGCTAACGTGACCTCCGAGACGAATCAGATGATAAGGCGGGCGCAGTTCGTAGAAGACCATGATGGAAAATACATAATGATAGACATTCTGACTTGTGGCTTTGCCTCCTTACAGACACTGCGAAACCAAAACTTTAACCTCGTAATTCATGCTCACAGAGCTGGGCACGCAGCCTTCACGAAAAACCCTAGACACGGAGTTTCCATGCGGGTAATTGCCAAGGTATCTAGAATAATCGGGGTGGACCAGCTTCACGTAGGAACAGCTGTTGGAAAAATGTCTGAAACAAGGGAAGAAGTTTTGGAAAATTGTGATGCATTAAAAGGCGAAATGAATGGTCTGAAGCCTGTTTTACCGGTGGCTTCGGGAGGTCTTCACCCAAGCTTAGTTCCCGCCTTGATTGAGATTTTTGGAAAAGACTTCATAATCCAAGCAGGAGGAGGAATCCACGGGCACAAAAATGGCACTGTCGCAGGCGCTAAAGCAATGAGGCAGGCGGTCGACGCAAAGATGCAAGGAATACCTCTCAAGGAATATGCAAAAACTCGCAAAGAATTGAAAACAGCGTTGGAACAGTGGAGTTGA
- a CDS encoding GIY-YIG nuclease family protein, producing MSLSGKMYFWGDKAKNVPEEPGVYALYDKDQTLIYIGKSTNLREKFTKYLETDFSGEPCKRETKYYKRDVTPRQEDRVKELLHEYRQKHGEFPKCNRPSEPPKKEVSRECGFHFYKDIGKPLLEVAFNLRDFKRIANTAPIASLEFHQKRGDFAKWIRDVLKNMQLAKAVHEINKTGEDLRRELLNLLNNSERAQCPICGIETSPVKTWKMAGRPSKTGERLQLKIGHYKCPKCNKSFRRVLAKEKIKTT from the coding sequence ATGTCGCTCTCAGGGAAAATGTACTTTTGGGGAGATAAGGCGAAAAACGTTCCAGAAGAACCTGGAGTTTACGCACTCTATGATAAAGACCAGACTCTAATCTATATCGGAAAAAGCACTAACCTTAGAGAAAAATTCACTAAATACTTGGAGACAGATTTTTCCGGCGAACCCTGCAAACGTGAAACCAAATATTATAAGAGAGATGTTACTCCAAGGCAGGAAGATAGGGTAAAGGAACTTTTACACGAGTACAGACAAAAGCATGGCGAGTTTCCCAAGTGTAATCGTCCTTCTGAACCACCTAAGAAAGAAGTTTCCAGAGAATGTGGATTCCATTTCTACAAAGACATCGGCAAGCCGCTTTTAGAAGTGGCTTTCAATCTACGAGATTTCAAGAGAATAGCAAACACAGCTCCAATTGCTTCACTTGAGTTTCATCAAAAAAGAGGAGACTTTGCTAAGTGGATCCGTGATGTTCTCAAAAACATGCAACTTGCGAAAGCTGTCCATGAAATCAACAAAACTGGAGAAGATCTTAGACGAGAGCTTTTGAATTTGTTAAACAACTCAGAGAGAGCGCAATGTCCTATATGCGGAATTGAAACTAGTCCGGTAAAGACTTGGAAAATGGCTGGGAGACCGAGCAAAACTGGGGAAAGACTGCAGCTTAAAATAGGTCATTACAAATGTCCGAAATGCAATAAGTCGTTCAGGCGAGTGCTCGCGAAGGAGAAAATTAAAACTACCTGA
- a CDS encoding ABC transporter permease — MKVSDIFSYAFGAIRLRKLRAGLTTLGVVIGIAAIVALLSISQGLQDTITGQLQAGFATDTLIVSPGGGFMMGPSVGADFNLLVNYTQIIDEIENVEMSVAVIRKVCYIKSDEMEFMLTIVGVDFAKYADIYSSTFVAENGEIPLNPENEIAVVGKRISDPWQNETLLYNVDDTIEIIWTNTTTWPLTNETYTGQISAVLKEIGGFGIGPSDNSVYIPISQAQSFFGTDECDTIIVQLENDDEATIESVSEAIEEAFSGQVSVISSTAVLDTISSVFSTMELFLGGIAGISLLVAGIGIMNIMIVSLMERTREIGILKALGMKSRTVLLIFLSEAMIVGVMGAVIGIALGWVLANVTAGVLSGGGFMPAGNQAATTGGMAITPVLTPAVFLGALAFGVILSVIFALYPAWRASKLKPVEALRYE, encoded by the coding sequence ATGAAAGTAAGCGACATTTTCTCTTATGCCTTCGGTGCAATAAGATTGAGGAAACTTCGTGCAGGCCTAACAACCTTAGGAGTTGTTATCGGCATTGCAGCCATCGTTGCTTTGCTTTCAATTAGCCAGGGTCTCCAAGATACTATAACTGGACAGCTCCAAGCAGGATTCGCGACCGACACGTTAATTGTTTCTCCTGGGGGAGGCTTCATGATGGGTCCTAGCGTAGGGGCTGATTTCAATTTGCTAGTTAATTATACACAAATAATCGATGAAATAGAAAATGTTGAGATGTCAGTGGCGGTAATTCGAAAGGTATGCTACATTAAATCCGATGAAATGGAGTTTATGCTCACCATAGTAGGTGTGGATTTCGCCAAATATGCAGACATTTACAGTAGCACCTTTGTGGCTGAAAATGGGGAAATTCCCCTAAACCCGGAAAACGAGATTGCTGTAGTTGGAAAACGGATTAGTGACCCTTGGCAGAATGAAACATTACTCTACAATGTAGATGACACCATCGAGATCATTTGGACTAATACAACAACGTGGCCCCTAACAAATGAAACTTATACTGGACAAATTTCGGCTGTTCTTAAGGAAATCGGAGGCTTCGGCATCGGACCTTCGGATAATAGTGTTTACATTCCAATTTCGCAGGCTCAAAGTTTCTTTGGAACCGATGAATGTGACACGATAATCGTGCAGTTAGAAAATGATGATGAAGCAACTATTGAGAGTGTTTCTGAGGCTATAGAAGAAGCTTTCAGTGGTCAAGTCTCGGTGATTTCTTCAACTGCTGTGCTTGACACAATTTCAAGTGTTTTCTCCACCATGGAACTTTTCTTAGGTGGAATTGCTGGTATCTCGCTTCTAGTGGCGGGGATAGGTATAATGAATATTATGATTGTTTCTTTGATGGAGCGCACAAGAGAGATAGGGATACTGAAAGCGTTAGGTATGAAAAGTCGAACGGTGCTTTTGATTTTCTTAAGCGAAGCAATGATAGTTGGTGTGATGGGTGCAGTAATTGGCATAGCTTTAGGTTGGGTTTTGGCAAACGTAACTGCAGGAGTGTTAAGTGGAGGAGGCTTTATGCCAGCAGGAAATCAAGCAGCAACCACAGGTGGAATGGCGATAACTCCTGTTTTAACCCCAGCAGTGTTCCTAGGCGCTCTAGCTTTTGGCGTAATACTCAGCGTAATCTTTGCACTTTACCCTGCTTGGCGAGCTTCGAAACTTAAACCAGTAGAAGCATTAAGGTACGAATAA
- a CDS encoding ABC transporter ATP-binding protein → MTCVTTPVVETVNLRKTYMLGKVRVDALQGVNLRVDKGDFLAISGPSGSGKSTLLNMIGALDKPTEGTVFIEGVDISTLDDNGLADLRRRVGFVFQFFNLIPRLTARGNVELPMAIPGLGKKERRKLAEELLETVGLKERVDHKPAELSGGERQRVAIARALANNPKFLLMDEPTGNIDSKTANEIIELVKRLNEEKGVTIILITHDQNLASQAKKRVQMLDGLVIPEEVN, encoded by the coding sequence ATGACATGTGTGACAACACCTGTTGTTGAAACTGTGAACCTTAGAAAAACCTACATGCTTGGAAAAGTTCGGGTAGATGCCTTGCAAGGAGTAAATTTGAGAGTTGACAAGGGTGATTTCCTCGCAATCTCGGGGCCTTCTGGCAGTGGTAAATCTACACTTCTGAACATGATCGGCGCATTGGACAAGCCAACAGAGGGGACGGTGTTCATAGAAGGTGTTGACATTTCCACATTAGATGACAACGGACTGGCCGACTTGAGGCGGAGAGTAGGTTTTGTATTTCAATTTTTCAATCTTATTCCACGGCTTACTGCAAGAGGAAATGTTGAATTGCCAATGGCTATACCTGGCTTAGGTAAAAAGGAGAGAAGAAAACTCGCTGAAGAGCTTCTTGAAACCGTGGGCCTGAAGGAAAGAGTGGATCACAAACCCGCTGAACTTAGCGGCGGTGAACGTCAACGTGTGGCGATTGCCAGAGCTTTAGCAAACAATCCGAAATTTCTGCTAATGGATGAACCTACAGGAAACATTGACTCTAAAACTGCAAATGAAATAATAGAGCTAGTTAAAAGGCTGAATGAGGAGAAGGGGGTAACAATAATATTGATTACACATGACCAGAATTTAGCATCTCAGGCAAAGAAAAGAGTGCAGATGCTTGACGGCCTGGTAATCCCCGAAGAGGTGAACTAA
- a CDS encoding TCP-1/cpn60 chaperonin family protein: MAYLTTQGGQPILILKEGTGRRRGREAQRNNIMAARTIGEVLRTTLGPRGMDKMLIDSMGDITITNDGAAILDDVDVEHPAAKMMVEVAKTQDDMVGDGTTTAVVLAGELLKHAEALLDQNIHPLIIVSGYRKAAQKAVEILNKIGITVDMEDRATLRKVALTSMGSKAVGSARETFADIAIDAVRQIAEKRGDRWIADIDNIQITKKEGKSLFDSQLIKGIIIDKEVVHAGMPKITKSAKIALLDCPLEVEKTEINAEIRIKDPAQIQAFLDQETRMLQGMVKKITASGANVLFCQKGMDDMAQHFLAKKGVLSARRVKQSDMEKLARATNGKIITNLEDLKKKDLGTAGLVEERKVGDDKMIFIEKCKTPHSVAILIRAGLERMVDEAERAMHDALSVVSDVIENNKIVPGGGAIEEELAKEIREYATKIGGREQLAIEAFADSLEIVPKTLAENAGLDPIDILVGLRAAHEKQKGHLMGVNVFTGKIVNMERNGVIEPMAVKEQAIKSATESASMIMRIDDVIAATAPKEAGKGPGGMPED; the protein is encoded by the coding sequence TCAGAGAAACAACATCATGGCAGCACGAACAATAGGCGAAGTACTTCGCACCACGCTAGGTCCTCGTGGAATGGACAAAATGCTAATTGACTCCATGGGTGACATAACAATAACAAACGACGGTGCAGCCATACTCGACGACGTAGATGTTGAACACCCCGCGGCAAAGATGATGGTGGAAGTGGCTAAAACCCAAGATGACATGGTTGGCGACGGAACGACAACAGCCGTAGTGTTGGCAGGCGAGCTTCTCAAACACGCAGAAGCACTCTTAGACCAAAACATCCACCCATTAATAATTGTAAGCGGTTACCGTAAAGCGGCACAAAAAGCGGTTGAAATCCTCAACAAAATAGGCATCACTGTAGACATGGAAGACCGTGCAACGCTCCGAAAGGTTGCATTAACTAGCATGGGAAGCAAAGCAGTAGGTTCTGCAAGAGAAACATTTGCAGATATTGCTATTGATGCTGTGAGGCAAATTGCCGAAAAACGCGGCGACAGGTGGATAGCTGACATTGATAATATTCAAATTACCAAAAAAGAGGGAAAAAGCCTCTTCGACAGCCAACTTATTAAAGGTATCATAATTGACAAAGAAGTAGTCCACGCAGGAATGCCAAAAATAACTAAAAGCGCAAAAATCGCTTTGCTTGATTGCCCCCTTGAAGTCGAAAAAACAGAAATCAATGCTGAAATACGCATCAAAGACCCAGCTCAAATACAGGCTTTCCTAGACCAAGAAACACGCATGCTCCAAGGCATGGTAAAGAAAATCACAGCTTCAGGCGCCAACGTACTCTTCTGCCAAAAAGGAATGGACGACATGGCACAGCACTTCCTAGCCAAAAAAGGCGTACTTTCCGCGAGAAGAGTAAAGCAGTCGGACATGGAAAAACTCGCCAGGGCAACTAATGGAAAAATAATCACAAACCTAGAAGACCTCAAGAAGAAAGATTTGGGAACAGCAGGTCTCGTCGAGGAACGGAAAGTAGGCGACGACAAAATGATATTCATAGAAAAATGCAAGACGCCTCACTCCGTAGCCATCCTGATCCGTGCAGGCTTAGAACGCATGGTGGATGAAGCTGAACGCGCAATGCACGACGCCCTTTCAGTAGTCTCAGATGTCATCGAAAACAACAAAATAGTCCCCGGCGGCGGAGCCATCGAAGAAGAACTCGCAAAGGAAATCCGCGAATATGCTACAAAAATTGGTGGAAGAGAACAACTAGCTATAGAAGCTTTCGCGGACTCGCTTGAAATCGTGCCAAAAACCTTGGCGGAAAACGCTGGCTTGGACCCAATTGACATTCTTGTAGGCTTAAGAGCTGCTCACGAAAAGCAAAAAGGCCACTTAATGGGAGTAAACGTTTTCACGGGCAAAATTGTCAACATGGAACGCAACGGCGTAATAGAACCTATGGCCGTGAAGGAACAAGCGATCAAGTCTGCTACAGAATCTGCGTCCATGATAATGCGCATAGACGATGTAATAGCTGCAACGGCGCCAAAAGAAGCAGGGAAAGGCCCAGGCGGAATGCCTGAAGACTAA